Genomic window (Spirochaetaceae bacterium):
CCAAGCGTCTCCATGAACTGGTCGTTGTACCACGCCTTGGCGTAGGGCCGGTTCTGGCGGATCAGCGACATCGAGCCGATCGAGTAGATGTTGCCGTCCGGCATGGTCATCTGGCTGGCGGTGAGCGGGATCTGCTCGTACAGCTTCTTGATGTGCACCGACTCGTTCTCGATGTAGTCGTTCAGCGGCACCAGCAGGCCCTGCGACCCGTAGGCGAAGTCGACGCCGCGCACGATCTGGTTGCCCAGGAAGATGTCGGGCAGGTCGGCGCCGCTGGCCAGCATCAGGTTGGCCTTGTTGCGCCCCTCGCCGCCCCACTGCAGCGTCTGCCACTCGATGTGGACGTTGGTCTGCTCCTGGGCCCACTGCGTCGCCGTGTTGGTGCTGATGTCGACGATGTTGGGCGGGATGATCGCCGCAACGGTCAGGGTGTAGGGCTCGTCGACGATAGGGAGCTGACCCGCTCCGTTGATCATCACCCCCGACGCCGCCGCGCCCTCCTCTTCGCCGCTGGCGAACGCCGCCTGCGCTCCCGCCACGAGCAAGATGAGCAGCACCACGCCGCTCCCCCGAAGCACACGTCTTTTTAGCATGTCTTCCTCCTTCTTGTTGGCTCCGCCGCACCCGCGACGGCTCGATCGATGCCGCCCCTACTCCTCCTGGGTCAGCTCTGCAGAGAACCTATCACGACAGGTGGATGAACTGCCACGCTCCACACCGGGCCGGAGCCCGGCGCGCACGGGCGCACATACGTCGCGCCGGCGGCTCGCCACCGGGGCCGGGCCGGCGCCGCCAACGCAGTGTCCCGCTACCCTTTGTCCCACAACTCGGGCTGGATCAGCGGGAATCCCCGACCGACCAGGGGTTGCCCATCCTCAACCTCGAATCCTGGGATCAAGGGATGGCCCGGCGCTTGCGCGAGTTTTACGCGCACGCCATCGGCCATGTAGATCATGACGTGGGCGCGCCGTTGCCGGGGCGTGGTGTTGGGGGGCGTGGCGTGAAAGTTGAGACAGTGGTGAACCATGCACTCGCCCGCCTTGAGCTCGACCGGGGTGCCAACCGTGATCGGTTCGTGGGCCATCGCCCGCCGCGGCGTCTCGGGCAGCGCATCCGGATCTTCCGCCTGCTCCCGGGCGTCGAGTTCGGCGGCGTAGGCATGCAGACCGAAGCGGGGATCACGATGGCTCGCCGGAACCACGTGCATGCAGCCATTCACCGCGGTAACGTCATCGAGCGCCAGCCAACAGCTTACCAGGCGGGGCTCGCCCAACGGCCACAGGTAGAAGTCCTGATGGAACTCGAAGTGTCCGTTGTCTCCCGGCGGCTTGGAGATGATCTGGTCGTGCCACAGCCGCACCCGAGGAGTGTCGAGCAGCGCACCCACAATGCCCGCTATCACCGGGTGGTTCATGACGCGCGCGTACATCGCCTCACGCTTCCACATGTTGATGAACTGCGTAATGACCCTGCCCGCGGGGTAGTCTTCACCGCCGCGGCGGTGGCCAAATCCGAACTCGTGATGGCTGTCATCGCCGCCGGCCGCCTCGAGCTCGATGACTCTATCCAGGCCGGCGCGCATCTCTTCGACCTCGTTCCGGTCGAGAATGCGGCCACACTTCAGATAGCCGTTGTCATGAAAAAACCGAATCTGTTCAGGGCTGATCACAACCGCTCCTTTCACCCGTCATCCCTCGACCAGGCGTGGCATGTTCACGGAGTCCACTATGAGCGCCAGTACTATCGGAGCGGGGAGGTTCCGTCAATAGGTGTGCAAACAGATCCAGGGTCATCTCACATGCCCGTTCCTAACGCGCGTATGGATCGGCCGCATCGCGCAAGCCGTCACCGACGAAATTGAAGGCCAGCACGGCAACAATCACGAAGATGCAGGGGGTCAGGTACCAGGTATAGTTGAAGATCAGCGTGACGTCGTTGGCCTCCCTCAGCATCGCGCCCCAGCTCACCTCGGGCGGGAGGATCCCTACGCCCAGGAAGCTCAGCGTGGTCTCCCCGAGGATCATGGCAGGAATGGCCAGTGTGATGTTCACCACCAGGTAGCTCATAAAGCCCGGCAGCAGGTGAAGACGGATAATGGCCCCGTCCCGGCGCCCGGCAACCCGCGCCGCCATGACGTAGTCTTCCTCCCGCATCGAGATCAGCCGGCCGCGCACCACGCGCGCAAGACTCGTCCAGCCGACCAACGAGAGGATGACCGTGATGGCGAAGAAGGTCTGGATGCCCGTCCATCGGTTCGGGACGGCCGCCGAGAGCGCGATCCACAGCGGTAGCTGGGGCAGGGTTATGATGAACTCGATGAAGCGCTGGATGATTTCGTCTACGGTGCCGCCGAAGTAGCCGGAGATCCCGCCCAGGATCACGCCGAGGACGAAGCTGATCGCCACACCGACAAGCCCTACCGAGAGGGAAATGCGGCTGGCGTATAGCGTCTGGGAGAGGATGTCTATGCCCAGATTGTCGGTACCGAACAGCGCGATGTAGCCGGTATCCACGCCAAAGAGGCGGTGGGAAACCGGGATGAAGCGCAGGAGCTTGTAGGGATCGGTCTTCACGAAGAAGCGCAGGTACCACTTCTGGCTGCGGTCGATAACTGTCGCGTAGGTGAAGGTCTTCATATCCAACTGCCGCGTCACCGCGAACACGAACGGCCGGGAGAAACCCTTGCCCGGCTCGTATACCCGCACCCTCGTAGGAGCGCTGAACTGCACATCGGGAATGCGGTAGTTCTTCTCGTATGGTGCGATGAAGTCGGCAAAGATGGCCCCGACGTACAGCAGGGTGAGCACCACCAGGCTCCCCATGGCGACCTTGTGCTTGCGAAAATTGTGCCAGACGAGCTGTCCCTGCGAAGCAAAGGCGAGGTCCTTTTTCGGTTCTTTGACCGGCGCGCGGGGATGCGATGAAAGGCCTGGTAGTGAGCGTACTCTGCTAGTGGTCTTACCCAAACCTGATTCTCGGATCCACCGCCACCAGCAGGATGTCGGAGATGAGCGTTCCCACCAGGGTCAGGGAGCTCAGGATGAACAGGATACCGCCTGCCAGGTACATGTCCTGGTCCAGGACCGAGGACAGCAGGATGGGGCCGGTGGTGGGCAGGTTCAGCACCAGGGAAACCACGATCTCGCCGCCAACCGCCGCCGGCAGGAGCCACCCGATCGTGCTGATGAGGGGGTTGATCGCCACGCGAACGGGGTACTTGAACAGGAGCCGCATCTCGCGCAGTCCCTTCGACCGCGCGGTGATGACGTACTGCTTCTTCAACTCATCCAACAGGGTGGCGCGCAGGATGCGGATGAGCGCCGCGGCCCCTGACGTGGACAGCACGATCATGGGAATAGTCATGTTCTTCACCATGTCCCAGAACTTGGCGAGCGACCAAGGTGCATCTTCGAACGCGGAAGAGAAGATGCCCGTAATGGCCCACCCCGTGTATTGGAAGACGAGGAACACCAGCACGATGGCGAAGAGGAACGCGGGAAACGACAACCCCACAAAGCCGAAGAACGTGAAAACGTAGTCGGCGAAGGAGTATTGGTGAACCGCGGAGTAAATGCCGATTGGCACCGCGATGAGCCAGGAAAGCAGGACACCCGCAAGGGTAATGGCCATGGTCCGCGGCACCCGTTCCCGGAGCATGTCGGTAACCGGACGGTCGTAGGTGAAGGAATTGCCGAAATCCCCCTTGGTCACGATGTGTCGCATCCAAATGAAGTACTGCACCAAGAGGGGCTGATCCAACGCGTAGCGCTCCCTCAGTTGGCCGGCAAGGTGGAATGCGTCTTCGAACGGGATGCCGCCCATTTGCCTGAGATTCTCGATGTAGGTTTCCACATAGTCCCCGGGCGGGAGTTGGATGATGACAAAGGACAGCAGGGAGACAATGAACAGCATGGGAATAATAAGGAGGATGCGCTTGCTTATTAGTCTCAGCATCAGGGGTGGCTCTTGTCTCTCATGATCCCAGGCCCGCCCTGTGCAGGGCGGGCCTGGGAAAAGGAGTTCCGCGGAAAAGAGGTTTGCGGACGTACTAAATGGCGCGTCTGAACGAGCAAGCCCTCAGACGCGCGCTATCCCTAAGCGATTACTCCGCGAAATACCACTGCGGGATTGCATGGATCCAACCGAAGAGAATCCCATAATCGTCCTTCACGACGTTGCGAAGGTCGCTCGAGGCGATGATGGGCTGCACGATATTGCCAGTGGGCCAGATCATGACGTTGTTGTCGGCGAACCACTCTCGCAGCCTCGCATACTGCGCCGCGCCCTCAGGCGTCCCGGGAGGAACCGCCTTGCGATCGACGATAATATCGAAGAATTCCTGGATGTACGCAGGTGGCTCTCGTCCCGCCTCGCCAGCGGAATCGATATATTTCGCGCTCTCGGGCGCCCACGCGCCCTTGAAACTCGGCCAGAAGTCCACGGAGATCCCGGACGGCCACGCCGGGACGTCATTCCAAAAGACCGTCATCTGGTACTCGTTGTTAGCCGCTTTCTGATTGAAGATTCCGCCCTCGACACCCTGCGCGTCGATGTTGAGTCCGACGGCCTGCAGGTACTGGGAGAACAACTGGGCCACGTCGATGCCGGCCGGGTCAATCGCGATGGCGTTGATCGTGACTTCAAGGGGCGAGCCGTCGGGGTACGTGCGGAATCCGCTGGCGTCTTTGTTGTCCAGCCCGAGCTCATCCAGGAGTCGGTTTGCCTGGGCCGGGTCGAAGTCGGACCCGGTGATAATATCGTCCATCTTGTACTGGCCGAAAAACAGCGTGTCATTGACGTCGTGGTTGTCGATGGCGAGTGCCACCGCCCTGCCGAAGCGACCCTGGGGGTCCTGCATCAGCTTCTGCCACTGGCTGTTGGGATTCTGGTAATCGTAGTCGTGGTTTATGAACAGCGTGGGAGGGCCGACGAACCCGCCGGCGAGCTGCACGCGGTAGTTGCCCTGCTCGGCACCACTGACGTAGGTCGGCATCGACGGCAGCTTGGCCCAGTCACTGGTCTGAAAGTCCGTCTCGCCGGCAAGGATCTTCAGGTTTCTCGCGCCTTCGTCCTCGACCATGGTCGTTTCAACGAAGTCTATGTACGGAAGCTGCTGCCCCTCCGTGTCAACCATGTAAGAGTAGGGATTTCTCTCGATCAGCAACGTCGTATCGGTTGCCTCGGTAAATATGTAAGGCTGGATAGAGGGTACCCCGATCATGTGCGGGCTGCCGAGCAGGACCTGCCAGTGGTTACCGGTCTTCGCTTGTAGCAGCTGCTTCCAGTCGGCCAGGCCGGCATCCTGCGCCAAGCCGTTCAGCGAAGCGACGGCCGTGTACCTCGGATGGTACTGCTTCAGGAACTCCGAGGGCTGAAAGATCCCTTCCCCTACCGTGCTGATCCAGGATATCAGTTCCGTGACGAAAAAACCGTATGGCCTATCAAAGGTAAGCGTGAATGAGTGCCGATCCTGGACCGTCAACTCGGCCACTGGGAACCGTGGGTTGCCCAGGGAGTGCAATTGCACCGGGTATCGAATCTCGGCGTCTGGATACTCGTAGAGGTCCTCGAAGGCGAATCTCACATCGTCCGTGGTGACCAGATCGCCGTTGGACCACTTCAGCCCCCTGCGGATGGTGAAATCGAACACGGTGTAATCATCGGAAAAACTGAAGCTTTCAACTATGGTCCCGACCGGGTCCGTCGTTGTGTTGTCGGGGGACCACAGGATGTTGATGTGTCCGGCACCCGGAATCTTCTGGTGAAGCGAATCTTCGATAGTCCTGACTTTCCTCCCATCGGAGTAGTTGCC
Coding sequences:
- a CDS encoding phytanoyl-CoA dioxygenase family protein; this encodes MKGAVVISPEQIRFFHDNGYLKCGRILDRNEVEEMRAGLDRVIELEAAGGDDSHHEFGFGHRRGGEDYPAGRVITQFINMWKREAMYARVMNHPVIAGIVGALLDTPRVRLWHDQIISKPPGDNGHFEFHQDFYLWPLGEPRLVSCWLALDDVTAVNGCMHVVPASHRDPRFGLHAYAAELDAREQAEDPDALPETPRRAMAHEPITVGTPVELKAGECMVHHCLNFHATPPNTTPRQRRAHVMIYMADGVRVKLAQAPGHPLIPGFEVEDGQPLVGRGFPLIQPELWDKG
- a CDS encoding ABC transporter permease; this encodes MGKTTSRVRSLPGLSSHPRAPVKEPKKDLAFASQGQLVWHNFRKHKVAMGSLVVLTLLYVGAIFADFIAPYEKNYRIPDVQFSAPTRVRVYEPGKGFSRPFVFAVTRQLDMKTFTYATVIDRSQKWYLRFFVKTDPYKLLRFIPVSHRLFGVDTGYIALFGTDNLGIDILSQTLYASRISLSVGLVGVAISFVLGVILGGISGYFGGTVDEIIQRFIEFIITLPQLPLWIALSAAVPNRWTGIQTFFAITVILSLVGWTSLARVVRGRLISMREEDYVMAARVAGRRDGAIIRLHLLPGFMSYLVVNITLAIPAMILGETTLSFLGVGILPPEVSWGAMLREANDVTLIFNYTWYLTPCIFVIVAVLAFNFVGDGLRDAADPYAR
- a CDS encoding ABC transporter permease, with the translated sequence MLRLISKRILLIIPMLFIVSLLSFVIIQLPPGDYVETYIENLRQMGGIPFEDAFHLAGQLRERYALDQPLLVQYFIWMRHIVTKGDFGNSFTYDRPVTDMLRERVPRTMAITLAGVLLSWLIAVPIGIYSAVHQYSFADYVFTFFGFVGLSFPAFLFAIVLVFLVFQYTGWAITGIFSSAFEDAPWSLAKFWDMVKNMTIPMIVLSTSGAAALIRILRATLLDELKKQYVITARSKGLREMRLLFKYPVRVAINPLISTIGWLLPAAVGGEIVVSLVLNLPTTGPILLSSVLDQDMYLAGGILFILSSLTLVGTLISDILLVAVDPRIRFG
- a CDS encoding ABC transporter substrate-binding protein, with the translated sequence MKTFPGKIVVALLVALLAAPLGFGEFKEAPMLARLVAAGELPPVAERLPDNPFVVGPGVLNGTQWVDWTPGNYSDGRKVRTIEDSLHQKIPGAGHINILWSPDNTTTDPVGTIVESFSFSDDYTVFDFTIRRGLKWSNGDLVTTDDVRFAFEDLYEYPDAEIRYPVQLHSLGNPRFPVAELTVQDRHSFTLTFDRPYGFFVTELISWISTVGEGIFQPSEFLKQYHPRYTAVASLNGLAQDAGLADWKQLLQAKTGNHWQVLLGSPHMIGVPSIQPYIFTEATDTTLLIERNPYSYMVDTEGQQLPYIDFVETTMVEDEGARNLKILAGETDFQTSDWAKLPSMPTYVSGAEQGNYRVQLAGGFVGPPTLFINHDYDYQNPNSQWQKLMQDPQGRFGRAVALAIDNHDVNDTLFFGQYKMDDIITGSDFDPAQANRLLDELGLDNKDASGFRTYPDGSPLEVTINAIAIDPAGIDVAQLFSQYLQAVGLNIDAQGVEGGIFNQKAANNEYQMTVFWNDVPAWPSGISVDFWPSFKGAWAPESAKYIDSAGEAGREPPAYIQEFFDIIVDRKAVPPGTPEGAAQYARLREWFADNNVMIWPTGNIVQPIIASSDLRNVVKDDYGILFGWIHAIPQWYFAE